From one Micromonospora siamensis genomic stretch:
- a CDS encoding SDR family NAD(P)-dependent oxidoreductase produces the protein MTTEDRTTERWALITGATAGIGAAFARRLAADGWHLVLVARDAARLDATATELTDRYGRQVVTLPADLSTDDGCATVEGRLAAEPPVDLLVNNAGISLNRPFLRSTAEDETRLLRLNVHAVLRLSLAALEQMTRRRHGAVINVSSVAGFGAVAPGSTYPASKAWVTNFSESVGQSARPYGVRVMALCPGYTRTEFHDRAGIDMSGIPAAAWLRADDVVDEALRDLGKGKLVSVPSWKYKAAVAGLRHAPQWLLHRVTRDTRGRIDGRES, from the coding sequence GTGACGACCGAGGACCGCACCACCGAGCGGTGGGCGCTGATCACCGGCGCGACCGCCGGCATCGGCGCGGCGTTCGCCCGCCGGCTGGCCGCCGACGGCTGGCACCTGGTGCTGGTCGCCCGGGACGCGGCCCGGCTCGACGCCACCGCCACCGAGCTGACCGACCGGTACGGGCGGCAGGTGGTCACCCTCCCCGCCGACCTGTCCACCGACGACGGTTGCGCCACCGTCGAGGGCCGGCTCGCCGCGGAGCCACCGGTCGACCTGCTGGTGAACAACGCGGGGATCAGCCTCAACCGGCCGTTCCTGCGCTCCACCGCCGAGGACGAGACCCGGCTGCTCCGGCTCAACGTGCACGCGGTGCTGCGGCTGAGCCTCGCCGCCCTCGAACAGATGACCCGACGGCGGCACGGGGCAGTGATAAATGTCTCTTCGGTCGCCGGTTTCGGCGCGGTGGCGCCCGGTTCGACGTACCCGGCCAGCAAGGCGTGGGTGACCAACTTCAGCGAGTCCGTCGGCCAGTCCGCGCGCCCGTACGGGGTGCGGGTGATGGCGCTCTGTCCCGGGTACACGCGTACCGAGTTCCACGACCGGGCCGGTATCGACATGTCCGGCATCCCCGCCGCGGCGTGGCTGCGGGCCGACGACGTGGTCGACGAAGCCCTGCGTGACCTGGGTAAAGGCAAGTTGGTGAGCGTTCCCTCGTGGAAGTACAAGGCGGCCGTGGCGGGGCTGCGGCACGCACCGCAGTGGCTCCTGCACCGGGTGACGCGGGACACCCGGGGACGGATCGACGGTCGGGAATCCTGA
- the pyrE gene encoding orotate phosphoribosyltransferase, whose protein sequence is MGDRDDLRKFIADLAVVHGRVVLSSGREADWYVDLRRVTLHHQAAPLVGRVMRELTADWEYDAVGGLTLGADPVALSMLHAASAADQPLDAFVVRKAGKAHGLQRRIEGPDVAGRRVLAVEDTSTTGGSVLTAVEALREAGAEVVGVAVIVDRGAGDAVRAAGLPYLAAYTLADLGLLA, encoded by the coding sequence ATGGGGGACCGCGACGACCTGCGTAAATTCATTGCCGACCTGGCTGTCGTGCACGGTCGGGTGGTGCTCTCCTCCGGCCGCGAGGCGGACTGGTACGTCGATCTCCGTCGGGTCACGCTCCATCACCAGGCCGCTCCGCTGGTCGGTCGGGTGATGCGGGAGTTGACCGCCGACTGGGAGTACGACGCCGTCGGCGGCCTGACTCTGGGCGCCGACCCGGTGGCGCTCTCGATGCTGCACGCGGCCTCCGCCGCCGACCAGCCACTGGACGCGTTCGTGGTCCGCAAGGCGGGCAAGGCGCACGGGTTGCAGCGGCGGATCGAGGGCCCGGACGTGGCCGGGCGCCGGGTGCTGGCGGTCGAGGACACCTCGACCACCGGAGGCAGTGTGTTGACCGCCGTCGAGGCCCTCCGAGAGGCCGGGGCCGAGGTGGTGGGCGTGGCCGTTATTGTTGATCGAGGAGCCGGCGACGCGGTGCGAGCCGCCGGACTGCCCTATCTGGCGGCCTATACGTTGGCTGACCTCGGCCTTCTGGCGTAA
- a CDS encoding ArsR/SmtB family transcription factor, which translates to MEFVGTALAEMTMPQISPLAGEPIERADAERLAGVLKALADPARLRLLSLIQSAPEGEACVCDLTAPLGLSQPTVSHHLRILTEAGLLEREKRGVWAYYRLVPSAIATIADLLTPPRKRATKKAR; encoded by the coding sequence ATGGAATTCGTGGGAACTGCGTTGGCTGAAATGACCATGCCTCAGATCTCGCCGCTTGCCGGCGAGCCGATCGAACGTGCCGATGCCGAGCGGCTCGCGGGGGTCCTGAAGGCCCTCGCGGATCCCGCGCGGCTCCGCCTGCTCAGCCTGATCCAGTCGGCCCCCGAGGGCGAAGCGTGCGTGTGCGACCTGACCGCGCCGCTCGGCCTCTCCCAGCCGACGGTCAGCCACCACCTTCGTATCCTCACCGAGGCCGGCTTGCTGGAGCGGGAGAAGCGTGGTGTGTGGGCGTACTACCGACTGGTGCCGTCCGCGATCGCCACGATCGCTGACCTGCTCACCCCGCCGCGCAAGCGGGCCACCAAGAAGGCCCGCTGA
- a CDS encoding DedA family protein, whose product MAVDTAEKTRVISESVALNPLDPKDLLHTFGLIGVWVILFAETGLLVGFFFPGDSLLFLAGVAASPVADAMFGDGTRISLAGLLIGGPLCAIVGAQLGHWLGAHYGRRMFERPNSRLFKREYVEKAEYYFQKFGPAKAVVLARFIPIVRTFLNPVAGVLGMPARQFLLWNIVGAILWVDGILLIGYLLAEQIYNAIGDKIDRYILPVVAVIILISVLPIFFEFLRDRRARKRGEAVAVIAAASAAGAVDAVRDAFDHGEHHRHEAPREQGRGTVYGRPQQTPQPGYDQPGDGRPVQGYGEQPDPRRPEHGQGW is encoded by the coding sequence GTGGCCGTGGACACAGCAGAGAAGACCCGGGTGATCTCGGAGAGCGTCGCCCTGAACCCGCTCGACCCCAAGGATCTGTTGCACACCTTCGGGCTGATCGGCGTCTGGGTGATCCTCTTCGCCGAGACGGGGCTGCTCGTCGGCTTCTTCTTCCCGGGCGACTCGCTGCTCTTCCTGGCCGGGGTGGCCGCGTCGCCGGTCGCCGACGCGATGTTCGGTGACGGCACCCGGATCTCGCTGGCGGGCCTGCTGATCGGCGGTCCGCTCTGCGCCATCGTGGGCGCGCAGCTGGGCCACTGGCTCGGTGCCCACTACGGTCGCCGGATGTTCGAGCGGCCCAACTCCCGGCTGTTCAAGCGGGAGTACGTGGAGAAGGCCGAGTACTACTTCCAGAAGTTCGGCCCGGCCAAGGCCGTCGTGCTGGCCCGCTTCATCCCGATCGTGCGGACCTTCCTCAACCCGGTCGCCGGGGTGCTCGGGATGCCGGCCCGGCAGTTCCTGCTCTGGAACATCGTCGGCGCGATCCTCTGGGTGGACGGCATCCTGCTGATCGGCTACCTGCTCGCCGAGCAGATCTACAACGCCATCGGCGACAAGATCGACCGGTACATCCTGCCGGTGGTGGCGGTGATCATCCTGATCTCGGTGCTGCCGATCTTCTTCGAGTTCCTCCGGGACCGCCGGGCGCGCAAGCGCGGCGAGGCGGTCGCGGTGATCGCGGCGGCCAGCGCGGCCGGTGCGGTCGACGCCGTCCGGGACGCCTTCGACCACGGCGAGCACCACCGGCACGAGGCGCCGCGGGAGCAGGGCCGCGGCACGGTGTACGGCCGCCCGCAGCAGACCCCGCAGCCCGGGTACGACCAGCCCGGTGACGGCCGACCGGTCCAGGGGTACGGGGAGCAGCCCGACCCGCGGCGCCCGGAGCACGGTCAGGGCTGGTGA
- a CDS encoding LPXTG cell wall anchor domain-containing protein, whose product MTKHFARRWLGGLGVVAALVAASATPGFAEDAIEISARDVVVVPGQKSGPEFLEAQLPEGGSTGVSLDLDLSKVAPLATIEWRSYYWSCERDEAILHCVPAEGRTGFPYFVYELTVKPDTVPGQQAEMPVKVTADGATAVHTVRVTVAEQVDLRLAEPLADVSGPPGSTIGVRSAVQNVSPSTVHGVVLAMGDEPVAPYAGNFSNCAKHDGGGMVCRFGTDLEPGRSYRLSEALPLRVSDTARTGVEYPSYLSWYTELDWKTKGGGDGSEPGSGKELRLVEVTAAQQAAGTPQTDLDSYGNGDYFQVRITGDNPADVVAIGSSASGKQNDRVTVTATAKNLGPASVDPAYRFWMQIFIPQGTWAETVPQDCTPSPQGPPSDPENPTRPPDGTPGYESYMCPTRVLAAGQSLSYSFTLRIDRVVPDDLGDVLVGLPGDADQSNNKAKIVINPTDDGGTDGPGDGDNPGGTPGDGDGPGDGGTPGDGGTPGDGDGGTPGDGNQPGSGNGGGAGGDGDGLPVTGSPATLIAGVGGLLLVAGAAGYLVARRRRTRFVA is encoded by the coding sequence ATGACCAAGCACTTCGCTCGGCGGTGGCTGGGCGGGTTGGGAGTCGTGGCCGCACTCGTCGCGGCCTCCGCCACCCCCGGCTTCGCCGAGGATGCGATCGAGATCTCCGCCCGCGACGTCGTGGTGGTTCCCGGGCAGAAGAGCGGCCCCGAATTCCTTGAGGCGCAACTGCCGGAAGGGGGCTCGACCGGGGTCAGCCTGGACCTCGACCTGTCGAAGGTCGCGCCCCTGGCCACGATTGAGTGGCGCAGCTACTACTGGAGCTGCGAGCGGGACGAAGCCATCCTGCACTGCGTACCGGCGGAGGGTCGTACCGGCTTCCCGTACTTCGTCTACGAGCTGACCGTCAAGCCGGACACGGTGCCCGGGCAGCAGGCCGAGATGCCGGTCAAGGTGACCGCGGATGGCGCGACGGCGGTCCACACGGTCAGGGTGACGGTCGCCGAGCAGGTGGATCTGCGGCTCGCCGAGCCGCTGGCGGATGTCAGCGGTCCTCCCGGTTCGACGATCGGCGTACGCAGTGCGGTGCAGAACGTCAGCCCGAGCACAGTGCACGGTGTCGTGCTGGCGATGGGCGACGAGCCGGTGGCCCCGTACGCCGGCAATTTCAGCAACTGCGCGAAGCACGACGGCGGTGGAATGGTCTGCCGGTTCGGCACCGACCTGGAGCCGGGCCGGTCGTACCGGCTCTCCGAGGCCCTCCCGCTGCGCGTCTCCGACACGGCCCGCACCGGGGTGGAGTACCCCAGTTACCTCTCCTGGTACACCGAGTTGGACTGGAAGACGAAGGGGGGCGGCGACGGGTCGGAGCCCGGCTCCGGCAAGGAGCTGCGCCTCGTGGAGGTGACCGCCGCCCAGCAGGCCGCCGGCACTCCGCAGACGGATCTTGACAGCTACGGCAACGGCGACTACTTCCAGGTCAGGATCACGGGTGACAACCCGGCCGACGTGGTGGCGATCGGCAGCTCCGCCAGCGGCAAGCAGAACGACCGGGTCACGGTGACGGCGACCGCCAAGAACCTCGGACCGGCGTCGGTGGATCCCGCCTACCGGTTCTGGATGCAGATCTTCATCCCGCAAGGAACTTGGGCGGAAACGGTGCCGCAGGACTGCACCCCCAGCCCTCAGGGCCCACCGTCCGACCCGGAGAACCCGACCAGGCCGCCGGACGGCACGCCGGGCTACGAGTCGTACATGTGCCCGACCCGGGTCCTCGCTGCGGGTCAGAGCCTGTCGTACTCATTCACGCTGCGGATCGACCGGGTGGTGCCGGACGACCTGGGCGACGTGTTGGTGGGCCTCCCCGGGGACGCCGACCAGTCGAACAACAAGGCGAAGATCGTCATCAACCCCACCGACGACGGCGGAACCGACGGCCCCGGTGACGGCGACAACCCCGGCGGCACCCCGGGCGACGGCGATGGTCCAGGCGACGGCGGCACCCCGGGCGACGGCGGCACCCCGGGCGACGGTGACGGCGGCACCCCGGGCGACGGCAACCAGCCCGGCAGCGGCAACGGTGGCGGCGCGGGCGGTGACGGCGACGGCCTGCCAGTCACCGGCAGCCCCGCCACCCTGATCGCCGGTGTCGGCGGCCTGCTGCTGGTGGCCGGCGCGGCCGGCTACCTGGTGGCCCGGCGCCGCCGGACCCGCTTCGTCGCCTGA
- a CDS encoding LPXTG cell wall anchor domain-containing protein, whose translation MHSHPSRRWLAGLGVAGALVAVSAVPAAAAPLPVPDRQAQEYALYANNATVAPGGPAKVVDLYALTDMPFASYTVTVDRGAVAGFAVVSSAEGSVPCTGDGAILTCTVGQEREPELGLISLDVRATDTAKPGQHGELTFTVTGPDADTETFRSTVTVGEGVDLAAGDDLELRGAPGTTVPAPLTMTNVGGTDADGAVLVVAGSYDFAPSERYSNCEYATEAFVPNLFACTFDGKVPAGDSVVVSSSFGFTIPADAWAPDRQGGASIWLTKADWAEARDEVGLFAQARTRGTGEALRLTTRRSTQAVPQTDTDLDNNAAGLSLRVTGNQRTDVAANGARVKGAVGSVVPTTVGFTNKGPAALNTGGTESLFAVALVTLPAGTTAVKVPENCFADDGSGEGAPKPGASVYFCDQLETPAGKGAKVTFEFGLRVDKAGPLTGGIEVLTGTLRAERPDLDPTNNTAEILVNAPENGGGQPGDGGQPGNGGQPGDGGGGGGDQDGPTLPVTGSPASLIAGVGGLLLVAGVAGYLVAKRRRTRFVA comes from the coding sequence ATGCACTCGCACCCGTCCCGGCGTTGGCTCGCCGGGCTCGGCGTCGCCGGCGCGCTCGTCGCCGTGTCCGCCGTCCCGGCCGCCGCCGCTCCGCTGCCCGTGCCGGACCGGCAGGCGCAGGAGTACGCGCTCTACGCCAACAACGCGACCGTCGCCCCGGGCGGGCCGGCGAAGGTGGTCGACCTCTACGCGCTCACCGACATGCCGTTCGCCAGCTACACCGTCACGGTGGACCGGGGCGCGGTCGCCGGCTTCGCCGTCGTGTCCTCCGCCGAGGGCTCCGTCCCCTGCACCGGTGACGGCGCCATCCTCACCTGCACGGTGGGCCAGGAGCGGGAGCCGGAGCTCGGCCTGATCTCGCTGGACGTGCGGGCCACCGACACGGCGAAGCCCGGGCAGCACGGCGAACTGACGTTCACCGTCACCGGCCCCGACGCCGACACCGAGACGTTCCGCTCGACGGTCACCGTCGGCGAGGGTGTCGACCTGGCGGCCGGCGACGACCTGGAACTCCGGGGCGCGCCCGGCACGACCGTTCCGGCCCCCCTCACGATGACCAACGTGGGCGGCACGGACGCCGACGGCGCGGTCCTGGTGGTCGCCGGCTCGTACGACTTCGCCCCGTCGGAGCGCTACTCGAACTGTGAGTACGCCACCGAGGCCTTCGTGCCGAACCTGTTCGCCTGCACCTTCGACGGGAAGGTCCCGGCCGGTGACTCCGTCGTGGTCAGCTCGTCGTTCGGGTTCACCATTCCGGCCGACGCCTGGGCCCCGGACCGGCAGGGTGGCGCGAGCATCTGGCTGACCAAGGCCGACTGGGCGGAGGCCCGCGACGAGGTCGGCCTCTTCGCCCAGGCACGGACCAGGGGCACCGGCGAGGCGCTGCGGCTGACCACGCGGCGCAGCACCCAGGCAGTCCCGCAGACCGACACCGACCTGGACAACAACGCCGCCGGCCTGAGCCTTCGGGTGACCGGCAACCAGCGGACCGACGTGGCGGCGAACGGCGCCCGGGTCAAGGGGGCCGTCGGCAGCGTCGTCCCGACGACCGTCGGCTTCACCAACAAGGGCCCGGCCGCGCTGAACACCGGCGGCACCGAGAGCCTGTTCGCGGTGGCGCTGGTGACCCTGCCGGCGGGCACGACCGCGGTGAAGGTGCCGGAGAACTGCTTCGCCGACGACGGCAGCGGTGAGGGCGCGCCCAAGCCGGGCGCCTCGGTCTACTTCTGCGATCAGCTGGAGACTCCCGCCGGCAAGGGCGCGAAGGTGACCTTCGAGTTCGGCCTCCGGGTCGACAAGGCCGGCCCGCTGACCGGCGGGATCGAGGTGCTCACCGGCACCCTGCGCGCCGAGCGCCCCGACCTCGACCCGACCAACAACACCGCCGAGATCCTGGTGAACGCCCCGGAGAACGGCGGCGGGCAGCCGGGCGACGGCGGACAGCCCGGCAACGGCGGACAGCCGGGCGACGGCGGCGGCGGCGGCGGCGACCAGGACGGCCCGACCCTGCCGGTGACCGGCAGCCCGGCCAGCCTGATCGCCGGGGTCGGCGGCCTGCTGCTGGTGGCCGGCGTGGCCGGTTACCTGGTCGCCAAGCGCCGCCGGACCCGCTTCGTCGCCTGA
- a CDS encoding SigE family RNA polymerase sigma factor, with protein MTYEEFADARLAALLRYAVMLTGDPHQAQDLVQDTMVRAQLNWRRIARADSPERYVRRMLTNQFVDWRRGSWVRRVLLRGEPDDGPPAPVDHAQSAVDRDEVWDWLSRLPRRQRATLVLRYYEDLPDAEIAEILGCAVGTVRSSISRALATLRSTYAEAC; from the coding sequence GTGACGTACGAGGAATTCGCCGACGCGCGACTGGCCGCGCTGCTGCGGTACGCGGTCATGCTGACCGGCGATCCGCACCAGGCGCAGGACCTGGTGCAGGACACCATGGTGCGGGCCCAGCTGAACTGGCGCCGGATCGCCCGGGCCGACTCGCCCGAGCGGTACGTACGCCGGATGTTGACCAACCAGTTCGTCGACTGGCGGCGCGGCTCCTGGGTGCGCCGGGTGCTGCTGCGCGGCGAGCCGGACGACGGGCCGCCGGCGCCGGTGGACCACGCGCAGTCCGCGGTGGACCGCGACGAGGTGTGGGACTGGCTGTCCCGGCTGCCCCGTCGACAGCGGGCCACGCTGGTGCTGCGCTACTACGAGGACCTGCCCGACGCGGAGATCGCCGAGATCCTGGGCTGCGCGGTGGGGACCGTCCGCTCGTCCATCTCCCGCGCCCTCGCCACGCTCCGGTCCACCTACGCGGAGGCCTGCTGA